In a single window of the Kiloniellales bacterium genome:
- the deoC gene encoding deoxyribose-phosphate aldolase has product MSESLRGLARRLLPLLDLTSLNDARDDDIAALCAKAVTPHGKVAAVCSWPDFAAEMAERLAGSGIAVAVVVDFPEGEGSAEGAAAEARQAVAAGATELDLVMPYRAWLAGEHEAAKTNIAAVKAAAGAAKLKVILETGAFPGPAETAEAARDAIAAGADVLKTSTGKIAVGATPEAAEALLGVIQERGGRVGFKAAGGIRSLEDAAAYLEIAERHLGADWIGPTHFRIGASKLLDTVLAALEAGG; this is encoded by the coding sequence ATGAGCGAAAGCCTGCGCGGGCTGGCGCGGCGCCTGCTGCCGCTGCTCGACCTGACCAGCCTGAACGACGCCCGCGACGACGACATCGCTGCGCTCTGCGCCAAGGCGGTCACGCCTCATGGCAAGGTCGCGGCGGTCTGCTCCTGGCCCGACTTCGCCGCCGAGATGGCCGAGCGCCTGGCCGGCAGCGGGATCGCCGTCGCGGTGGTCGTCGACTTCCCCGAGGGCGAAGGATCGGCCGAGGGCGCGGCGGCGGAGGCCCGGCAGGCGGTGGCCGCGGGCGCGACCGAGCTCGACCTGGTCATGCCCTACCGGGCCTGGCTGGCCGGCGAGCACGAGGCCGCCAAGACCAACATCGCCGCGGTCAAGGCGGCGGCCGGTGCGGCGAAGCTGAAGGTGATCCTGGAGACCGGCGCCTTTCCCGGTCCGGCCGAAACGGCCGAGGCGGCCCGCGACGCCATCGCCGCCGGCGCCGACGTCCTCAAGACTTCGACCGGCAAGATCGCCGTCGGCGCCACGCCCGAGGCAGCCGAGGCCTTGCTCGGGGTGATCCAGGAGCGCGGCGGACGGGTCGGCTTCAAGGCGGCCGGCGGCATCCGGAGCCTGGAGGACGCGGCGGCCTATCTGGAGATCGCCGAACGCCACCTGGGCGCGGATTGGATCGGCCCGACGCATTTCCGGATCGGTGCCTCAAAGCTGCTCGACACCGTGCTCGCGGCCCTGGAGGCCGGCGGGTGA